Within Populus trichocarpa isolate Nisqually-1 chromosome 6, P.trichocarpa_v4.1, whole genome shotgun sequence, the genomic segment CCACGTCCTGATGCTTCTGTATTTTGTTGGCTTGCAATTCGCTATCCAATGTACTAGTTCACAGTTTGTGTTTCACTGGTACCTTactttgttctattttttttcagacCTGATACGCTGGACCCAGCTCTGTTACGTCCAGGAAGATTAGACCGTAAGGTTGAGTTTGGGCTGCCAGATTTGGAGAGCAGGACTCAGATTTTCAAGATCCACACACGAACTATGAACTGTGAAAGGGATATTCGTTTTGAGCTGCTTGCACGCCTTTGTCCAAATTCAACTGGTATGGATACTGCACTGAACTCATTTTACACACTATGGTCCTCTCAACTATccactgaaaagaaaaggggaaacaAATCAATGTCTTTCAGGCATGGTATTAAGATCTAAGTCATAAAGATGGGGCTGACTTTTCTTTACCTAGGGAGTGAAACCCGTGCCCATTGCTTGTAGAAGCAACCACAAATGGTCACATAGGCTGTGAATGTGTTGGGGAAAGTCGAGTTATGTTAAGGTTAGAAATACGGTTCACATAATTCAACTTGTACAATTGTGCGAGTTCCAAGaacctttttcttattttgcaaTTATTGGAGAGCATCATACAACCCCAGCAGTTTGTATTAGCCTGTCCACAACTTTTGATGTCTCACCATTcattttattagaattttttatgttgGATTGTTCCGCAGGAGCTGACATTAGGAGTGTCTGCACTGAGGCTGGGATGTATGCCATTAGAGCACGCAGGAAGACAGTGACTGAGAAAGACTTCCTTGATGCAGTAAACAAGGTCATCAAGGGCTATCAGAAGTTTAGCGCAACGCCCAAGTACATGGTCTACAATTGAGGGGAATGCTGTGTTTAGGAACTTTCAAGTGTTTTTCATATTGGAACGGTGctgatttaatttcaatttatattggTCCTACCATTTTCACCCCGTCTTACGCTTTTCTTGAGTTTAGCTCCATTGGGGGAAAAAGAAACATTATGTCATTTGTCTGGTACCCTTTTAAGTTCAAGAGCTGGGTATTCCAAATTTGGTGAAATTGGGCTTTGTTGCTTCgatgtttaattgaaaatcaaaagacTCTTTATCTCTAACTTGAGTTGCGTGCGACCAGGTAGATGGGCTGCGATTGTTTCTGctagcttttgtttttgtgtttgaggTGAAATAAACACCAAAGTTTTTggtaaaaaactaaattatgttttatgcTATGAGGtcattaaaaattgagtttgaaacgtTTTTATATGAagtaattttatgtgttttttttaattgagttttgtaaaattctatttgttttaatttgtgttttaaaaatatatttttaaaaaaattaaatttttttttatttcaaattaatatttttatgatattttcagatcattttgatgtggtaatattaaaataattttttaaaaaataaaaaaatattattttaatgtatttccaaataaaaaacattttgaaaaacaattgcaataacactttcaaacacaattactaaatattttatacatgttttttactataaataaacttcaaccataatttttatcaaatacataTCTAAATTCAATTAACtatgattaattatattttttaaaatttatttttgttaaatcataactataaaaattacCTGTCACTGAAGTAAAGCGTTTTTGAAATGGTtgagaaatgaaattttatataataatatttcaagATTGATGGATAGTGGTTGTTTTAATCACCACAACTTCACaggaaagaaatgagaaattCGAATCGTTCAAGGATGGACACAGAATATTTTGTTtcgtgaaaaaacaaaataatcttgGGATATGCAAGTTGTCAGGTATGAAATAGCCAACTCCCATTTTCTTTCACATGTAATGATTCGAACAGTAGAATTTACATTTTCTTGTAAAGAAGCTGGAGTAAAGTAAAATTAAGATTTCAAAAACTAAGCTATATGTGGCGTCTACAAATCTCCATGAAGATGAATGAGGCCTGGAATATGCTTTGGTGCTGGCTTTGTCACCAACGAACTCAGTAAGCACCACAAATGATCAATATCAGCGCCGATATGAAAGCCATCATTGCTGCCGGATTTTCCTTTCCTCCTGCAAATGAACGTCTAGGAGGTGTCTCGTGCTTTCCTAGATCCATCATGATCTCAAATCGACAAGGATTTTGAGATGGATCAACTTTTGTAAGGGTtgataaattagaaaaagaacaCGCACCATTCCTTTGATCCACGGTCTGATAGTACATGTTAAAAGCATAAGATGCATTGCTTTTAGCATCTAGCGTACCGCAGGAAGATCCATATCCCAGACTTGTGCAGTCTGCATAATTGCAGGCATAGGCAATGCTGTTAGGCAAGTTGGGGTCAGAAATGCTGGCTTCAGGTGACATTACACACCACTGCCTCGCCAAATATCTTACACCTTTCGCTGGAACAAGAGGTTTACCATTACCCATATCCATTTGGTACTTGATGGCTCCATCATAATAGAAGATACCCCAGTGCCTTTCGAAATTTCCAGGTCGGACACTCTTCGCATCCTCGTCTGTGAGTGCGAATAGGTAGATATCTGGTGGAGTTTTACGTTTTGGGGTGCCTTGGCCTTGATTTATACGATCGACAAGGGCTTGATTGAACCGGCGAGCATAGTCCATATTTGCATTGCGGTCACCATCTGTTGGCCATCCAACCTCACCAACAATGACAGGCATTGATGAGAAACCGTTCTTTTCAAGAGCTGAAATGAGGGTGTCAAAGTTGGCCTCAAAGACATTGGTGTAAGATATGGAACCATCGACAACTGGGGCAGAGGTGCCGTTGAAGAAGGCATAGTCGACCGGGAAATGGGGGTCAGCATAAAGGCTGAGGAATGGGTAGATATTAATGGTAAGGGGAGCATTATTGTCACTGAGAAACTTGATGATAGAGATCATGAGGCCATGGATATCTGATCGGAAGTTGCCACCAGAAGGTAGGCCACTGTCTGTCTGGTACACATCTGCATTTAATGGTACCGTGACCTTTACTTGCCTCCCTAATCCAGCTTTTATCAAGGCTGCTTGAATATTTTGAAGTGCTGGAAATGTTGTGTTAAGGAAAGTGTCTTTGAAGGTCTGGAGGAAAGGTTCATTTCCCACAGCTACATACCTGAAATTACACGTGCAATAACCAAATACTTCACATTAATTTCTATTATGGTTTAGGGGGAAACCTCCATAAGTAACTGGTTTTGatcataatattttctatttccAGAAAGAGGATGATAAATTAAGGCAGCAATTAAAGAAGCAGAGATGATATATAAAGCTctaaaaaattgagaaagagGTAAGGGAAAAGGATGTGGTTCTTTGCAGCACATTACATGTGGGCTTTATGATTCCTCGAAAGCAAATAGAAAATGCAACCATACGTGAAGAAGTTGTCAATATAGTGCATTATTCATGCTCTGATGGTATCAGATTTTAGCATAACTACAGTTTTCTTTTCATAGAACAATATTTCTGTCCTTTCCCCCTCGTAATTACCCGTCGAAACACCCCATCAAACAGTACATGAAGCAACCGTATGCAACAGGCTTCAAAAAGCCAAACACACAGCATGACAATATTTGAAAACAGAATTCCTTTCTAGCTACAAAAGCTTTTATGCTCAAAGTTTCATGCATATCTAAAAAGAATCGTGCTTATTTCAGTATAATATAGAAGCCTCTATGGAATAATGGGCTGAcaagatttaataataaaagcatcaataaaaagaagaagaaactaaagAATTTACCTAATATCAGTCCCATATCTGGATATATAGCTGGATACATTTTGTTGGACCCAGTTTATAGCAACCTGAACACTACTTGCTAGGGGTGCTAGAAACTCATTTGGTATCCCAACCATAACTTGGATACCAGACTTCCCTAGTGCCTTGAGTGCAGCAGGATCAGCCTCAAACAGCTTCACCTTCTTAAaaccattttctttcaaaagCTTGACCGCTATGTTAGCCTGAAGTGGGTGAGTGGACTGAGTCCCCCAGTTACATGCCAGCCCTACGACTCCCTTGACTAGACCTTGATCACTGCTAATTAGgcacaagaagaagaagcatagcAAGTATTGACGACGACCCATGTTTTTCTTTGAGACTTGATAAGTTTTTTTGGTTCCTGTCTCTCAAGACTCTTGATATTGTATATGAAGAAGCGAGTTGTTAAGATCCAAAAAGTGTAGAGAAATGCCATCCTCTTTTCCGAGGAAAGGGAaggaattacaaaaaaaatcaacaaggaACTGGATACCAAGGAGAAACCCTTTTGAATCATCAAgcatttttggttttgatagGAGGTTTAGAAAATATGCTTGCATAACAAGAAAGGAATTGAGTGTCCATGTTGgatatcttatatatatatatatatatatatatatatatatatatatatatccatgaaCAGGAAATAGGAATATTTTAGCTTTTCCATCTAGTCCATAAAAGTATGCTGGAAAGTTTCTTTCGTAACCTGCACTTTCTTGTTGGCCTTTGCCATAGCCGTTTGGCCCGTTTCGTGATACTTCTTGGTCGTGACATGGAAGACTGCCTGCGCAAAACTCAAGTCCAGAACCAAGTACCTCTGTCTAGCCATGTTATAATAAAGGCCACCCTCCTTTAATACCGCGCGTCCAAGCCATTACTATTTGATAGAAATATGTCTTTTCAAGCTTTTTAACATGATAAATCATATTTACGTAGCtggtttttttgaaagataaagaggcttttctcttatttatttaaatttaatgattttgaatcaattaaataatcCATTATATTATTAAGAACACAGTAGAGCTAAATTGGTGTGATTAAGGTTGTTACTTCAGGATTGCAATaacaatacaattaaaaaaaccttaaaggTATCGGTAAAATATTGTGTATTAAAACAGTAAAATGATGCTTTtgcgttaaaaaaaaacataaatttttaggtttttttaatatttaagttttttttaatataaaaaaataaaaagtatcagtaatatattataatccaagacataatttaatatgttttcgtcttttattatggtttttttttttccattatattTAGATTCACTTAAAGGctttttggtaattttaaaaaaatataaatattagtaaaaaaaaagttggggtCATCCGACCCAAACATTGTCTTCCACGGTAGCATTTGAATCATCATGGTAGCCTCTCCATGATGCAATGACGTGTGTAACCGACGAGATTCTAGTTTAATGTtggtgatctttttttttcttt encodes:
- the LOC7491968 gene encoding glucan endo-1,3-beta-glucosidase 5 — encoded protein: MGRRQYLLCFFFLCLISSDQGLVKGVVGLACNWGTQSTHPLQANIAVKLLKENGFKKVKLFEADPAALKALGKSGIQVMVGIPNEFLAPLASSVQVAINWVQQNVSSYISRYGTDIRYVAVGNEPFLQTFKDTFLNTTFPALQNIQAALIKAGLGRQVKVTVPLNADVYQTDSGLPSGGNFRSDIHGLMISIIKFLSDNNAPLTINIYPFLSLYADPHFPVDYAFFNGTSAPVVDGSISYTNVFEANFDTLISALEKNGFSSMPVIVGEVGWPTDGDRNANMDYARRFNQALVDRINQGQGTPKRKTPPDIYLFALTDEDAKSVRPGNFERHWGIFYYDGAIKYQMDMGNGKPLVPAKGVRYLARQWCVMSPEASISDPNLPNSIAYACNYADCTSLGYGSSCGTLDAKSNASYAFNMYYQTVDQRNGACSFSNLSTLTKVDPSQNPCRFEIMMDLGKHETPPRRSFAGGKENPAAMMAFISALILIICGAY